The Pandoraea apista genomic interval GGAGTCGGAGCGCACGCCGGGATAGCGGAAGAGATCCCATGTGCCGCCGAGCGATTGGCGCGCTTCCAGCAGAGCGAACCGTGTCCCCGGGCAACGCTCGCGCAGGTAATGGGCGGCGGCAATGCCGGAGAGTCCGGCGCCGACGATGATGACGTCGAGATCGGTGGCGGCACTGGCGATCCCGGTGGCTGTCGTGGTGGCCGTCATGGCGGGGGGGCTCCGTCGGTCGGTTATTTGGTCGCCGCGGCGCGAGCCGCGGCATCGCGCGCATTCGATGAAGGCTTGCGGGCCATGGCAGTGCGACGGTAGAGCCAGATCACCATTGCCTGATAGCGCGCGCCGAGCAGGCGGGCCAGCTTGTCGACACGGCGGGCATCCGACCCGACGAGTACCCGTCTCGCGTTGCGCTCGACACCCGCGAGAATCTGCCGTGCGGCGGCGTCTGCGCTCGTCACGTCGATGAGCTTGTGGGCGCGCCGCCGATGCGTTTGAGCGTCCATGCCGGTGAGCGTGACGATGCTGTCGTCGATACGCGAAGTCTGCACGATGTTGGTCGCCACGCCGCCCGGATGCACGCAGGTGCACGAGACGGGCGCGTGCGCCAGATCGAGTTCCATCCGTAGCGCTTCGGTGAAGCCGCGTACGGCAAATTTGCTTGCGTTATAGGCCGACTGGGTCGGCATGGCGATGATGCCGAACAGGCTCGACGTATTGACGATATGACCTTCTCCGGACGCGCTCAGGTAGGGGAGAAACGCCTGCGTGCCGTGCACGACGCCCCAGAAGTTGATGTCCATCAGCCACTTGATGTCCTCCTCGCGCATGGTCGCGACCGGCACCGACAGCGAGACCCCGGCATTGTTGAAGACGAGATTCACCTTGCCATGGGCGGCGGCCGTCTCGCGCGCCCAGGCGAAAACCGCGTCGCGATCGGCGACGTCGAGTCGCTGCACGGTTACGCGAACCCCCAATGCACGGCAGGCGGTAGCGGTGTTCGCTACGCTGCTTTCGTCGATGTCGGATAACGCGAGATGCGCCCCGCGGCGAGCCAGTTCGAGCGCCAGCGAGCGGCCCATGCCCGATCCTGCTCCGGTGATGGCGGCCACCTTGTCCGTGAACGTCTTCATTGCGCTGTCTCCGATTGGGCGGCGTCGACGCCCACTGGATGGCGAAGATCGCGCGGCCTATAATTTGGTGATGGGTGTCACCACTTTAGTTTTCCGTCCGGGTGATGTCAAATAGCGAAATGGAACAAGGACTCGAATCGATAGACGCCGGATCGACGGCATCGCCCTCCGGCGGGGCGGAGACGCCGTCCGTGTCATCCGCACCGCCGACACCCTCCGCGAGCGGCGGGCGGCGCTATGGCGGCGTGGCGCAGGCCCAGCGCGAGCAGGCACGCCGTGCAGCGCTTATCGATGCCGCTACGGAAGTCTTCGGCACGGTGGGTTTTCGCCGCGCGACAGTGCGCTCCGTGTGCCGTATGGCCAAGCTCAACGATCGGTATTTCTACGCGGCGTTCGACAATATGGAACATTTGCTGCGAGCGACGTATGCGCATCATGCGCAAGCCTTGCTTGGTCAGTTGCAGGCTGCCATCGCGTCGAGTGTGCCGACGCTCGACGCACGGGTCGACGCCGGTTTGCACAGCTTCTTTGCGTTTTTACGCCAGCCGAACGCGGCGCGTGTTCTGCTGCTCGAAGTGATGGGCGTGAGTCCTGAAACCGATCAGACCTATCACCGCTATATCTCGGAGTTTGCGAAGCTGATTCTGAGCATGAGCAACGCGCCGCCATCGGCAAGTGACGACGCGCAAGCGCAGGCCAGAATCGTGGGTGTGGCGCTGGTCGGCGCAATGACCAATGCGGGCACCGCCTGGGTACTGATGGGGTATCAGGACAGCGAGGCGCGCATGGTGGCGAGTTGCCGTCGCGTGTTGCGAGGCGCGCTGCTTTGACGTGACCGACGGTGCAGCGGCGGTCATGCTCGCTACAATACGGTTTTCGCGTACAGCGCCAAGGTGCGCAGACGCTTCTGATTTCTCACTCTCCAAAGGTCGGAAATGACCACTATCGGAACACCGCTGTCGCCGAACGCGACGAAGGTCATGTTGTTGGGTTCGGGCGAACTTGGCCGTGAAGTGTTGATTGCCTTGCAGCGTCTCGGTGTCGAAACGATTGCCGTGGATCGCTACGAGAACGCGCCGGGGCAGCAGGTTGCGCACCATGCGCGCACCATTGCCATGACTGATCCCGAGCAACTCAAGGCGTTGATCGAAGCCGAAAAGCCGGATCTCGTCGTGCCCGAAATCGAAGCCATTGCCACGCCGATGCTCGAAGCCCTCGAAGCGGACGGTGTGGTGCGCGTGATTCCGACGGCTCGCGCAGCACGTCTGACGATGGATCGCGAAGGCATTCGCCGTCTGGCCGCAGAGACGTTGGGGCTGCCCACGAGTCCGTATCAGTTCTGCGACTCGCTGGCGCAGTTGCAGGCGGCTATCGACGGTGGCATCGGTTATCCGTGCATCGTCAAGCCGGTGATGAGCAGTTCGGGCAAGGGGCAGAGCAAGATCGACGGTCCCGCCGATGTGAAGGCCGCGTGGGACTACGCGATGGCCGGTGGCCGGGTGAGTCATGGCCGCATCATTGTCGAAGGCTTCATCGACTTCGATTACGAGATCACGTTGCTGACCGTGCGCGCGCGTGGCGCCGACGCACAGGTCGAGACGCACTTCTGCGCCCCTATCGGCCACAAGCAGGTGAGTGGCGACTATGTCGAGAGCTGGCAGCCGCATCCGATGTCGTCGGTGGCGCTCGAGCGCGCTCGTCTGATCGCGCGAGAGGTGACGAACAATCTGGGCGGGCAGGGCATTTTCGGTGTCGAACTGTTCGTCAAGGGCGACGACGTGTGGTTCAGCGAAGTCAGTCCGCGCCCGCACGATACGGGCATGGTCACGATGATTACCCAGTGGCAGAACGAATTCGAGTTGCACGCACGCGCGATTCTCGGTCTGCCTGTGAACACCACGCTGAAGACGCCGGGGGCGAGCGCGGTCATTTACGGCGGCGTGGACGCGAAGGGCATTGTGTTCGACGACGTAGATCGGGCGTTGCAAGTGCCGCAGACCGACATTCGCCTGTTTGGCAAGCCGGAGAGCTTCGTGAAGCGCCGCATGGGGGTGGCGCTCGCGTATGACAACGATCTGGATGTTGCGCGCAGCAATGCCCTTGAGGCCGCGAGTCGTGTGAAGCCGCGTGCGGTTTGAGCCGGGGCGGGGCTAAGGCCGTTTAAAGACCGCTCTCATACCAGCCGATGGGCTGATGCGCCGATGTGTAGGCGCATGAATCGCTGACGCACTGGCGCACTGGCGCACTGGCTCAGTAAGTGGGCGTTGCGGACTTCGGTTCGCAACGCCCGCTTTTTATTTTTGTGGTTGCGAAGTGCAACCATTAAGTTGTATTGTGCAACTATAGTGTGGTGCCTGGCACCGAAAGCCAATGGGAGAGTTTGCATCGTGAGTCCCGATCCGTCGTTGGTCGACGCCATTCGTGCCGTATCGCGCGAGATGGTCCGGGAGCTGGGTTTCATGGGCGGTGATTTTGCGGGCACCGATCTGTCGCCTTCCGCCGTTCATGCGTTGATCGAGATCGAGCGGGGTGGCGTCACCGCGCGTGAGCTCGGCGTCCGGCTTCGCCTCGAGAAGTCGAGCGTGAGCCGGATGCTGCGCAAGTTGGTGCAGTCCGGCGACATTGGTGAAGCGGTCTCGAAACACGATGCTCGCGTGAAAGTTCTGTTCCTGACGCCGGCCGGCAAAAAGCGCGTTGCGAAGATTCATGCGTTCGCGCGTGCACAAGTGATCAATGCGCTGGGGCGTCTGGCGCATGGTCAGGAGCGCATCGTGCTGGAAGGGATGCGGCTTTACGCCGACGCGTTGATGCAGCGCTGACGGGCGCGTGTATGCGTGCATACCCGTGGATGCACGGGGTGACGCGTGGAAAACGTTGCGACCGTCCGTCGTTATCCGCGACATATTGCCCGGGTGAAGCCGTTCCGGAATAACGCCTTGTGAGGTCACAACCATGAACGATTCCCCCTCTCTCGTCGAGCTTGCCGGACCGATACCCATCGGCGTGCCCGCCGCGCGACTCGACGGCCGCGTGTGCCTCGTCATGGGGGGTACCAGTGGCATAGGCCGTGCCACGGCCCTGCGCATGGCGCAGGAGGGCGCGCGTGCGGTGATCGTTACCGGACGCCGCAAGGCGCTCGGCGAGGCACTCTCCGATGACATCCGGCGCTTGGGGGCGGAGAGTTTGTTCGTGGCCGCAGACTTGACGTGCGAGGCGGATATCGTCAACACGATAACGCAGACGATGACGCAGTTCGGCCGGCTCGATGCGGTGTTCAACAACGCCGGTTTTCAGGAGCCGCGGGCACGATTGGCCGACCAGACCGACGCCGTCTATTCGCAGGTGTTCGATACCAATGTTCGCGCTGTCTTTCACGCGATGCGTCATGAGATTCCCGCGCTGCTTGCTTCCGGTGGCGGCACGCTCGTGAACAACACGAGCGTTAGCGGTGTGCGAAATCCGAATGCCGGCCTGGCGCTTTATGGGGCGTCCAAGGCGGCGCTCAATTCGCTCACTCGCGCGGCGGCGATGGAGTATGCCCCCGCAGGCATTCGCATTAATGCGGTCGCGCCGGGGCGTGTGGTGACCGCCATGATGCTTGCCTCGGGCATTGCCGATATGCGCAGCGTTGCGGCTGGACTTCCCCTCAGGCGAATGGGACATCCCGAGGAGGTGGCTGCCGCCGTCGTATGGCTGACTTCCAGTGAGTCAAGTTACGTCGTCGGCCATGTTCTGGCGGCGGACGGCGGTTTTCTGGCGGGATGAAGGCAGTGGCGCGCGCGAGGCTGGATCAGGAACTTTGCAGGGGAATCCTCTGCGTTCGCCCGTGCGGTGCATCGAAATCCTGCAATGGGCCCTTGGGCACGATACCTGTCGGATTGATGGTCCGATGGCTTTCGTAGTAGTGCCGCTTGATGTGCTCGAAATTCACCGTGGCCGCGATGCCAGGCTGCTGATAGATGTCGCGCGTGTAGGCGGAAAGATTCGGATAGTCGGCAATGCGTCGCAGATTGCACTTGAAATGGCCGACGTACACGGCGTCGAAGCGAATGAGCGTGGTGAAGAGCCGGATGTCCGCCTCCGTCATGCGTTCGCCGGTCAGGAAACGGCTCGTTGCCAGACGTGCCTCGAGGCTGTCCAACGTGTCGAAGAGCGGTACGACGGCTTCCTCGTAGGCGGCCTGCGTCGTGGCAAAACCGGCTTTGTAGACGCCGTTGTTCACCGTGTCGTAGATGCGGGCGTTCAGACGATCGATTTCATCGCGCAGCGCGAGCGGGTAGTAGTCTCCCGGCGTCGCACCGAGCGCATCGAAGGCGCTGTTGAACATGCGAAGGATTTCCGAGGACTCGTTGCTGACGATCGTGGCGCGCGCTTTGTCCCACAGCACAGGAACGGTGACCCGCCCGGTGAAGTGTTTGTCTGCCGCGAGGTAGACGTCACGCAGAAAGGGAGCGCCATGTACCGGGTCGCCGGTGACGCCGGGCGCGGGGTGGAATGTCCAGCCGTCGTCGAGCATCAACCAGTTCACGACGGCCACGGGAATCATGTCCTGCAACCCCTTGAGGACGCGCATGATGAGCGTGCGGTGCGCCCACGGGCAGGCATAGCTGACGTACAGCAGGTAGCGATCGCGTTGCGCTGCGAAGCCGCCCTCTCCATCAGGGCCGGGAGCGCCATCCGGCGTGACCCAGTGGCGGAAGGTGGCGGGGCGCCGCTCGAAGCGGCCGCCGGTGGCGCGCGTGTCGTACCAGTCGGTGTGCCATTCGCCGTCTACCAGTAAGCCCATTGCAACCTCCGGATCGAAACATTCAGGATACCTGCAAAAACGAAAAAACCCCGCGCTAGCGGGGTTTTCAGTTCGGGCAGGCTTTGCAGCGCTGCCCGAGGCGCGTCGATCGCGTGAGCGATCAGCAGCGAAGCATCCGTCGCTTACAGCGGCTGGATGTTGCTGGCTTGACGGCCCTTCGGTCCCATCTTCACTTCGAAGCTGACCTTCTGGTTTTCTTGCAGCGACTTGAAACCCTTCGATTGGATTTCCGAGAAGTGAGCGAAGAGATCTTCACCACCTTCGTCCGGCGTAATAAAACCAAAACCCTTGGCGTCGTTAAACCACTTGACGGTACCAGTTGCCATTTCTTAAATCCTTAAAGTTTTCAAATGAGCGAGCGAGAAGCTCAGCGAGCGCATGACATTAAAGCTGATCAGGTACAACCGAGTTGACGCAGAGGGCGACATTAGATGACACAAGACTCGCCATACAACGTTCATGCACCCGTTTTTTTACGGGAAAGGTGGGAAGGTGTCAAGCAGGGAAACTTTAGATTGTTGATCCATGCCAGTTTCAAGCCACATTTCGCTGCGTTGCGACATGCTTCGGCGATACCGGGCGACTGGTCAGACCGACATCGCGTTTTCACCGCCGCAGCCATATTGTTTCGGGTTGCCAGACGTAACGCAGCGCCGGAACTTCAATGCCGGGCGATACTGCGATCGGATGAACTCTGCCCGCGCGACCCCCCAATCGATCATAGAACTGGCGCGCATGTTTATTGTGCGCGAGCACCCAGAGATAAAGCGCAGCCTCGGGATCGAGGGCGTTCGCCCAGTCCTTCACCTGCTGAAACAACGCCCGCCCAATCCCTTGTCCCTGCCAGGCAGCGGCCACGTGAAGGTTGTCGAGCAAGATGCCGTCGGCACCCGATAACGCACAGACGAATCCGGCGATGGGCCCGTTCTCTTTGTCGGGACATGCTTTCCATATACGCAGTGCGGGATCGTCGACGCGCATCAGGCGGTCTCGCCACAGCGCAGCGTGTTCCTGTAAGAGATGATCGCGCACATGTTCCCTCGGAAGTCTATGCGCATATGTCGCTTGCCAACTGTGGGCATGCAGCGCAGCAATAGGGGCTGCGTCTTGCATCGTCGCGGGCAAAATGAAGGTCGTCGTCATGCTCTCGTTCCCGTCGGCCGGGAAGTTTGCCGAACAAAATGAGACGCAAAACGACGCATCAAGCTGCCGAAAAAAACGCGCGAAAAAATAATGTCGAGCGGCGCGAACGAAAGCGTGTCTTGTGGCGTGGGCGCAACGCGAGCGCTGGCGTGCCGGGGTGTCATGTACGTGTCACCGCGCTATGCGGTCTGGAGGAAAGAGAACGAAAGAGAGGTAAAGAGCGTGAAAGGGTGAGGCGCGGTGCGCCGCGTTTTCACCCGGTGATCACTATAGCGCGGTATGCGAGCTTAGGCGTGGGAATGGGAGTGCGAATGGGGGTGTCGTTGGCTGGCCACCGTCGGGCGCGCCCGATGTGTCGTTTTGGGCGGCAACGTGTGATGTGCCTTCACGGTTTTCTTCTTGCCGTGCGCGGCCTTGCCGGCATGAGGCTTCTTGTGTGCAGATGCCTTCGTCGCCGACTTCATCGACGTTTTTTTGACGGCACCGTGATGGCGATGCTTCGCCGGTGACGCATGAGCTTTAGCGGGGTGGCCTGACGGGGCGTGGGCGGCGGGCGCCGCGAATGTTGAGGTCGAGAGCATCGCAAACGTTGCCAGCGCAATGGCGGCGCCGACGTTGCGCAGGGTGCGCGGATAGAGCATGGACAACAGGGTCTCCGTAGATTTGAGTGCTGGCGTGTTCGGCGGATGCGCCGCGCTGCCGCTGGCCGATCGGCCGGATCGCGACACTGTTTTGTGACTGGGCAGTGCATGCGAGCGGCCGCGATTGTAGGGCGGCAAAAGTGACTTGTCGAGATGGCCGACCGACCGTCCGAATGCTGTGCGGGAGGCCCGACGGATGAATTTGGTGCGCTGCCACATGGCTTACACATAAACTAGGTATTTTCCCTAGTCATGTAAAAAACCGCGCCACGACTCGATTTCGTGGCTGCAAAATTCAGCTCCGCTACCCTTCAATTCGATAGGCAAGTGCCGT includes:
- a CDS encoding SDR family NAD(P)-dependent oxidoreductase encodes the protein MKTFTDKVAAITGAGSGMGRSLALELARRGAHLALSDIDESSVANTATACRALGVRVTVQRLDVADRDAVFAWARETAAAHGKVNLVFNNAGVSLSVPVATMREEDIKWLMDINFWGVVHGTQAFLPYLSASGEGHIVNTSSLFGIIAMPTQSAYNASKFAVRGFTEALRMELDLAHAPVSCTCVHPGGVATNIVQTSRIDDSIVTLTGMDAQTHRRRAHKLIDVTSADAAARQILAGVERNARRVLVGSDARRVDKLARLLGARYQAMVIWLYRRTAMARKPSSNARDAAARAAATK
- a CDS encoding TetR/AcrR family transcriptional regulator — encoded protein: MSNSEMEQGLESIDAGSTASPSGGAETPSVSSAPPTPSASGGRRYGGVAQAQREQARRAALIDAATEVFGTVGFRRATVRSVCRMAKLNDRYFYAAFDNMEHLLRATYAHHAQALLGQLQAAIASSVPTLDARVDAGLHSFFAFLRQPNAARVLLLEVMGVSPETDQTYHRYISEFAKLILSMSNAPPSASDDAQAQARIVGVALVGAMTNAGTAWVLMGYQDSEARMVASCRRVLRGALL
- the purT gene encoding formate-dependent phosphoribosylglycinamide formyltransferase, with amino-acid sequence MTTIGTPLSPNATKVMLLGSGELGREVLIALQRLGVETIAVDRYENAPGQQVAHHARTIAMTDPEQLKALIEAEKPDLVVPEIEAIATPMLEALEADGVVRVIPTARAARLTMDREGIRRLAAETLGLPTSPYQFCDSLAQLQAAIDGGIGYPCIVKPVMSSSGKGQSKIDGPADVKAAWDYAMAGGRVSHGRIIVEGFIDFDYEITLLTVRARGADAQVETHFCAPIGHKQVSGDYVESWQPHPMSSVALERARLIAREVTNNLGGQGIFGVELFVKGDDVWFSEVSPRPHDTGMVTMITQWQNEFELHARAILGLPVNTTLKTPGASAVIYGGVDAKGIVFDDVDRALQVPQTDIRLFGKPESFVKRRMGVALAYDNDLDVARSNALEAASRVKPRAV
- a CDS encoding MarR family winged helix-turn-helix transcriptional regulator; protein product: MSPDPSLVDAIRAVSREMVRELGFMGGDFAGTDLSPSAVHALIEIERGGVTARELGVRLRLEKSSVSRMLRKLVQSGDIGEAVSKHDARVKVLFLTPAGKKRVAKIHAFARAQVINALGRLAHGQERIVLEGMRLYADALMQR
- a CDS encoding SDR family NAD(P)-dependent oxidoreductase, which encodes MNDSPSLVELAGPIPIGVPAARLDGRVCLVMGGTSGIGRATALRMAQEGARAVIVTGRRKALGEALSDDIRRLGAESLFVAADLTCEADIVNTITQTMTQFGRLDAVFNNAGFQEPRARLADQTDAVYSQVFDTNVRAVFHAMRHEIPALLASGGGTLVNNTSVSGVRNPNAGLALYGASKAALNSLTRAAAMEYAPAGIRINAVAPGRVVTAMMLASGIADMRSVAAGLPLRRMGHPEEVAAAVVWLTSSESSYVVGHVLAADGGFLAG
- a CDS encoding glutathione S-transferase family protein encodes the protein MGLLVDGEWHTDWYDTRATGGRFERRPATFRHWVTPDGAPGPDGEGGFAAQRDRYLLYVSYACPWAHRTLIMRVLKGLQDMIPVAVVNWLMLDDGWTFHPAPGVTGDPVHGAPFLRDVYLAADKHFTGRVTVPVLWDKARATIVSNESSEILRMFNSAFDALGATPGDYYPLALRDEIDRLNARIYDTVNNGVYKAGFATTQAAYEEAVVPLFDTLDSLEARLATSRFLTGERMTEADIRLFTTLIRFDAVYVGHFKCNLRRIADYPNLSAYTRDIYQQPGIAATVNFEHIKRHYYESHRTINPTGIVPKGPLQDFDAPHGRTQRIPLQSS
- a CDS encoding cold-shock protein → MATGTVKWFNDAKGFGFITPDEGGEDLFAHFSEIQSKGFKSLQENQKVSFEVKMGPKGRQASNIQPL
- a CDS encoding GNAT family N-acetyltransferase encodes the protein MTTTFILPATMQDAAPIAALHAHSWQATYAHRLPREHVRDHLLQEHAALWRDRLMRVDDPALRIWKACPDKENGPIAGFVCALSGADGILLDNLHVAAAWQGQGIGRALFQQVKDWANALDPEAALYLWVLAHNKHARQFYDRLGGRAGRVHPIAVSPGIEVPALRYVWQPETIWLRR